From a region of the Jatrophihabitans endophyticus genome:
- a CDS encoding ABC transporter permease, producing the protein MRRGTIPLAVLGGYVLVAALAPLLAPHDPDLVALGARLTHPFHDGSYPLGTDALGRDVLSRILYGSRVSLVVAVLTVLASGLVGVTLGVAAAWRRGWVGVVVMRLADIALSVPFFLLAILVVAVLGPSLVNVVVCLALVRWPRYTRIAYAGVLEARERGFVRGAVALGAPGRWILTRHVLPEIVPLVVVVATLELGLMVIYEASLSFIGLGVQPPTASWGSMLSDGRQYVSSAWWLATFPGIALFGLVLAVNLLGDAVRDRLDPQHRVPRRARRRRRARTDITAVTAAGGPRA; encoded by the coding sequence ATGAGACGCGGGACGATCCCCCTGGCCGTGCTCGGCGGGTACGTGCTCGTCGCGGCCCTCGCGCCGCTGCTCGCCCCGCACGACCCGGACCTGGTGGCGTTGGGCGCGCGGCTGACCCATCCGTTCCACGACGGGTCGTACCCGCTGGGAACCGACGCGCTCGGCCGAGACGTGCTGAGCCGCATCCTGTACGGCTCGCGGGTCTCGCTCGTCGTCGCAGTGCTGACGGTGCTGGCGTCCGGCCTCGTCGGGGTGACCCTCGGCGTCGCCGCGGCCTGGCGTCGCGGCTGGGTCGGCGTGGTCGTCATGCGGCTGGCCGACATCGCGCTGTCGGTGCCGTTCTTCCTCCTCGCGATCCTCGTCGTCGCGGTGCTCGGGCCGAGCCTGGTCAACGTCGTCGTGTGCCTCGCGCTCGTGCGCTGGCCGCGGTACACCCGCATCGCGTACGCCGGCGTGCTCGAGGCCAGGGAGCGCGGCTTCGTCCGCGGCGCGGTTGCCCTCGGCGCGCCGGGTCGCTGGATCCTCACCCGGCACGTGCTGCCCGAGATCGTCCCGCTCGTCGTGGTGGTCGCGACGCTCGAGCTCGGCCTGATGGTCATCTACGAGGCGTCGCTGTCGTTCATCGGTCTCGGCGTCCAGCCGCCGACGGCCTCGTGGGGCTCGATGCTGTCCGACGGGCGGCAGTACGTGTCGTCCGCATGGTGGCTCGCCACGTTCCCCGGCATCGCGCTCTTCGGTCTCGTGCTCGCCGTCAACCTGCTTGGCGACGCCGTCCGCGACCGGCTCGATCCGCAGCACCGCGTGCCACGGCGTGCCCGGCGGCGGCGCCGGGCACGCACCGACATCACCGCCGTGACGGCGGCGGGAGGACCCCGTGCCTGA
- a CDS encoding SDR family NAD(P)-dependent oxidoreductase: MPERFAGTRVAVTGACGVIGTWIAKAFAREGARLTLTDVRAEPLAALADRLGARAVVADVTEPDGLAAAGDAVRGCEVLVNNAALYPRTPLAETTPDVVRRLFDVNVVAPFELTRQAAAAMIDAGVAGRIVNISSGAAVRPGPTGSVYAATKAAIESLTRSTALELAPAGIRVNAVQPGFAPGSEVSDLSEDHVATMRARIPLGRTSGPEDAPEAVLWLASDAAGFVTGTTVAVDGGRTAGEWKAPS; this comes from the coding sequence GTGCCTGAGCGCTTCGCCGGAACCCGCGTCGCCGTGACCGGCGCGTGCGGGGTCATCGGCACCTGGATCGCCAAGGCCTTCGCCCGCGAGGGCGCGCGCCTCACACTCACCGACGTGCGCGCGGAACCGCTCGCCGCTCTGGCCGACCGCCTGGGAGCACGGGCTGTCGTCGCCGACGTCACCGAGCCCGACGGCCTCGCAGCCGCCGGTGACGCCGTGCGCGGTTGCGAGGTGCTGGTCAACAACGCCGCGCTCTACCCGCGCACCCCGCTCGCCGAGACGACCCCGGACGTCGTCCGCCGGCTCTTCGACGTGAACGTGGTCGCCCCGTTCGAGCTCACCCGGCAGGCCGCCGCGGCGATGATCGACGCGGGCGTGGCCGGGCGGATCGTCAACATCAGCTCGGGTGCGGCCGTGCGTCCCGGGCCGACCGGATCGGTGTACGCCGCGACGAAGGCGGCGATCGAGTCGCTGACGCGCAGCACCGCCCTCGAGCTCGCGCCGGCCGGCATCCGCGTCAATGCCGTGCAGCCCGGTTTCGCGCCCGGCAGCGAGGTCAGCGACCTCAGCGAGGACCACGTCGCGACGATGCGGGCCCGCATCCCGCTCGGGCGCACCTCCGGGCCGGAGGACGCGCCCGAGGCCGTGCTGTGGCTCGCGTCCGACGCCGCGGGATTCGTCACCGGCACCACGGTCGCGGTCGACGGCGGCCGGACGGCCGGGGAATGGAAGGCGCCGTCGTGA
- a CDS encoding polysaccharide deacetylase family protein — MTAYAWPADARAALCVTFDLDAESPYIWRTRADPPADVAELEQRRYGPRRGVEHLLAVLDRTATPATFFVPGWVATQHRNAVRDVVAAGHELALHGWCHEPPDQLTPDELRATLRRARDVIGDLAGRAPRGYRSPSWRMTPTALDVLAELGLAYDSSLMGDDRPYDVGGLVEIPVDWTTDDAVHYRYTGHGERAPVAPQLVVDSWRDELAGARDHGALVMLTMHPWISGRPARAHRLEQLLHEAHGLDDLWIGTAGALADHHTDLPHSAQRTRVARDEIGRPDDDR; from the coding sequence GTGACCGCGTACGCGTGGCCGGCGGACGCTCGGGCGGCGCTGTGCGTGACCTTCGACCTCGACGCCGAGAGCCCCTACATCTGGCGCACCCGTGCCGACCCGCCGGCCGACGTCGCCGAGCTCGAACAGCGCCGGTACGGCCCGCGCCGCGGCGTGGAGCACCTGCTCGCCGTGCTCGACCGCACCGCGACGCCGGCGACGTTCTTCGTCCCCGGCTGGGTGGCCACGCAGCACCGGAACGCCGTGCGCGACGTGGTCGCCGCAGGACACGAGCTCGCCCTGCACGGCTGGTGCCACGAACCACCGGACCAGCTGACCCCCGACGAACTGCGCGCGACGCTGCGGCGCGCGAGGGACGTGATCGGCGACCTCGCCGGCCGCGCACCGCGTGGCTACCGCTCGCCGTCGTGGCGGATGACCCCCACGGCGCTCGACGTGCTCGCCGAGCTGGGCCTGGCCTACGACAGCTCGCTCATGGGCGACGACCGGCCCTACGACGTCGGCGGGCTCGTGGAGATCCCGGTCGACTGGACCACGGACGACGCCGTGCACTACCGCTACACCGGCCACGGCGAGCGCGCGCCCGTCGCGCCGCAGCTCGTCGTGGACTCGTGGCGCGACGAGCTCGCGGGCGCTCGCGACCACGGTGCGCTGGTGATGCTGACGATGCACCCGTGGATCTCCGGACGACCGGCCCGCGCGCACCGACTCGAACAGCTGCTGCACGAGGCGCACGGGCTCGACGACCTGTGGATCGGCACGGCCGGCGCGCTCGCCGACCACCACACCGACCTGCCGCACTCGGCCCAGCGCACCCGCGTCGCTCGCGACGAGATCGGACGCCCCGATGACGACCGCTGA
- a CDS encoding ABC transporter ATP-binding protein — protein MTTAEAPLLEIDRLRVSFGPDRHAVTGLTLSARRGEVVAVVGESGCGKTVSALALAGLLPGGAEAGGSARLDGEELIGASARAMRRLRGARIGIVFQDASTALNPLMSVGAQIEEVLLLHGSLRRAARRRRAIELLDAVGVPDPAARVRSLPHELSGGLRQRVMIAVALAASPDLVIADEPTTALDVTVQAQVLALLRERTRDAVLLFITHDMGVVAEIADSVVVMYAGEVVETGPVRSILDTPRHPYTTALLASVPDPDAPTAGELPTIPGRVPQLGDRDAGCPFRDRCPRADARCTEMPPLAGSGGAHRVACWHPVEGEAS, from the coding sequence ATGACGACCGCTGAGGCTCCCCTGCTGGAGATCGACCGGCTGCGCGTGTCGTTCGGTCCCGACCGCCACGCCGTCACCGGGCTGACCCTGTCGGCACGCCGCGGCGAGGTCGTCGCCGTCGTGGGCGAGTCCGGCTGCGGCAAGACGGTCAGCGCGCTGGCGCTCGCGGGGCTGCTGCCCGGCGGTGCCGAGGCCGGCGGCTCGGCGCGACTCGACGGTGAGGAGCTGATCGGGGCGTCGGCCCGCGCGATGCGCCGGCTGCGCGGTGCCCGCATCGGCATCGTGTTCCAGGACGCCTCGACCGCGCTGAACCCGCTGATGTCCGTCGGCGCGCAGATCGAGGAGGTGCTGCTGCTGCACGGCTCACTGCGCCGGGCCGCTCGCCGCCGCCGTGCGATCGAACTGCTCGACGCCGTCGGCGTCCCCGACCCGGCCGCGCGGGTCCGGAGTCTGCCGCACGAGCTGTCCGGCGGCCTGCGGCAGCGGGTCATGATCGCGGTCGCGCTCGCGGCGTCCCCCGACCTCGTCATCGCCGACGAGCCGACGACGGCGCTCGACGTCACCGTGCAGGCGCAGGTGCTCGCCCTGCTGCGCGAGCGCACCCGCGATGCGGTGCTGCTGTTCATCACCCACGACATGGGCGTCGTGGCCGAGATCGCCGACTCGGTCGTCGTCATGTACGCCGGCGAGGTCGTCGAGACCGGGCCGGTGCGCAGCATCCTCGACACGCCGCGGCACCCGTACACGACCGCCCTGCTCGCGTCCGTCCCCGACCCCGACGCGCCCACCGCGGGCGAGCTGCCCACGATCCCCGGTCGCGTGCCGCAGCTGGGTGACCGCGACGCGGGCTGCCCGTTCCGCGACCGCTGCCCCCGGGCGGACGCACGGTGCACCGAGATGCCCCCACTGGCCGGGAGCGGGGGCGCGCACCGCGTCGCCTGCTGGCACCCCGTCGAAGGAGAAGCGTCATGA
- a CDS encoding ABC transporter ATP-binding protein codes for MTAALVSAHGLTKHYRVAGRRRLTAVNDVDLEVAAGTVRAVVGESGCGKSTTGRLLLGLETPSAGEVRFDGRGLAERSPAELRALRRELQVVFQDPYDVLNPRMRVDTILREPARVHGQEGSARSVPDLLDLVNLSSDFAERYPHELSGGQRQRIAIARAIALNPRFVVCDEPVSALDVSVQAQVVNLLRRLQDDLGLAYLFISHDLALVRYLAQDTTVMYLGRVVEEGPTEQLFADPRHPYTQLLLAAVPRVRGERSATSREVRRLGELPSPLDAPPGCVFATRCPLADDRCRATRPELRDVNGHRVACHYAETADVAA; via the coding sequence ATGACCGCAGCGCTGGTGTCCGCGCACGGGCTCACCAAGCACTACCGCGTCGCCGGCCGTCGCCGGCTCACCGCGGTGAACGACGTCGACCTCGAGGTCGCGGCCGGCACCGTCCGCGCGGTCGTCGGCGAGTCGGGGTGCGGCAAGTCGACCACCGGCCGGCTGCTGCTCGGTCTCGAGACGCCGTCCGCGGGTGAGGTGCGCTTCGACGGGCGCGGGCTGGCCGAACGCTCGCCGGCCGAGCTGCGGGCACTGCGCCGTGAGCTGCAGGTCGTCTTCCAGGACCCGTACGACGTGCTGAACCCGCGCATGCGCGTCGACACCATCCTGCGCGAACCCGCCCGGGTGCACGGGCAGGAGGGCTCGGCACGCTCCGTGCCCGACCTGCTCGACCTGGTCAACCTCTCGTCCGACTTCGCCGAGCGCTACCCCCACGAGCTGTCCGGCGGGCAGCGGCAGCGGATCGCCATCGCACGCGCCATCGCGCTCAACCCGCGCTTCGTCGTCTGCGACGAGCCGGTCTCGGCCCTCGACGTCTCCGTGCAGGCGCAGGTCGTCAATCTGCTGCGACGGCTGCAGGACGACCTCGGCCTGGCCTACCTGTTCATCAGCCACGACCTCGCCCTCGTGCGGTACCTGGCGCAGGACACCACGGTCATGTACCTCGGCCGGGTCGTCGAGGAGGGGCCGACCGAGCAGCTGTTCGCCGATCCGCGGCACCCGTACACGCAGCTGCTGCTGGCCGCCGTGCCGCGCGTGCGCGGTGAGCGCAGCGCGACGTCGCGTGAGGTGCGCCGGCTCGGCGAGCTGCCGAGCCCGCTGGACGCGCCGCCCGGCTGTGTCTTCGCCACCCGCTGCCCCCTCGCCGACGACCGCTGCCGGGCCACCCGACCGGAGCTGCGCGACGTCAACGGCCACCGGGTCGCGTGCCACTACGCCGAGACCGCGGACGTGGCGGCGTGA
- a CDS encoding M20 family metallopeptidase: MTAPDLAALVTEVRGHLDTDALTAVARQIHGDPELGFAEHRAAALLTGRLAAGGFDVESGVAGLPTAFRARRRFGAAGPTVALFCEYDALPGLGHACGHNIIATAGLGGGLAAASAGAPVGELVVLGSPAEEGGGGKVRFVEAGVLDDVDAAIMVHPAGYDAIGRTNLGRLSLRATFTGRASHASAAPEEGRNALDAATLLLTALGLLRQQLRADSRVHANVVDGGQAINVIPERAVVSVFVRSPDVAYLRDRLHRAVQDAVAGCALATGTTGVLEEVAPAYEPVRHNPVLAELTAAAYAAVGRPADATLLHGNAGSTDMGNVSQRVPALHPYVQVVPGATIHTREFADVAGGDAGDRAALDGAAVLGAVALALLRRPELVAAARAAHDQG, from the coding sequence GTGACCGCCCCCGACCTCGCCGCGCTGGTGACCGAGGTGCGCGGTCACCTCGACACCGACGCGTTGACCGCGGTCGCCCGGCAGATCCACGGCGACCCCGAGCTCGGGTTCGCCGAGCACCGGGCGGCGGCGCTGCTCACCGGACGGCTCGCCGCCGGTGGCTTCGACGTCGAGTCGGGTGTCGCCGGGCTGCCGACCGCCTTCCGGGCGCGACGCCGGTTCGGCGCCGCCGGCCCGACGGTGGCGCTGTTCTGCGAGTACGACGCGCTGCCCGGCCTCGGTCACGCGTGCGGGCACAACATCATCGCCACGGCGGGGCTCGGCGGCGGCCTCGCCGCGGCGAGCGCGGGGGCGCCGGTGGGTGAGCTGGTGGTCCTCGGCAGCCCCGCGGAGGAGGGCGGTGGCGGCAAGGTGCGGTTCGTCGAGGCGGGCGTGCTCGACGACGTCGACGCGGCGATCATGGTGCATCCCGCCGGGTACGACGCGATCGGCCGGACCAACCTCGGTCGGCTCTCGCTGCGGGCGACCTTCACCGGCCGGGCGTCCCACGCGTCGGCCGCGCCGGAGGAGGGCCGCAACGCGCTCGACGCCGCCACCCTGCTGCTGACCGCGCTCGGGTTGCTGCGCCAGCAGCTGCGCGCGGACTCGCGGGTGCACGCGAACGTCGTGGACGGCGGCCAGGCCATCAACGTCATCCCGGAGCGCGCGGTCGTGAGCGTCTTCGTCCGCTCGCCCGACGTCGCGTACCTGCGCGACCGTCTGCATCGCGCGGTGCAGGACGCCGTGGCGGGGTGTGCCCTCGCGACCGGCACGACCGGCGTGCTGGAGGAGGTCGCGCCCGCCTACGAGCCGGTGCGGCACAACCCGGTGCTCGCCGAGCTCACCGCGGCGGCCTACGCCGCGGTCGGCCGGCCGGCCGACGCCACCTTGCTGCACGGCAACGCCGGCTCGACCGACATGGGCAACGTCAGCCAGCGCGTGCCGGCCCTGCACCCGTACGTGCAGGTCGTGCCCGGCGCCACCATCCACACCCGCGAGTTCGCCGACGTCGCCGGCGGGGATGCGGGGGACCGCGCGGCCCTCGACGGGGCGGCCGTGCTCGGCGCGGTGGCGCTCGCGCTGTTGCGCCGCCCGGAGCTCGTCGCCGCCGCGCGCGCCGCGCACGACCAGGGATGA
- a CDS encoding S9 family peptidase has translation MSPFAANELLTLPLTGVPALHPDGATVAVPVHVPAPDGRGMTVRLEVRRADRGPRVTAEADQPAFSPDGRTLACRTAVGRRIRVSAFPDGPVRLLDPAPVASFAWLDDTRLVALVETPAAADETGTYVDWLRYRKDGRSGALEPARELWLVPLSGPARPLATAPGSISAWAARGDRLVYCVEPLRSDDPAPGCDLHVVDLATGTDDVWWRSPVPLTAVALTGLGAHVVAVGNLPSGQSVDPPEPWRVTPDGGHRLFADADGVACERAIVSDGRAPGPAVLLQPVPGTDELLALDTDGDDVVLWLVDAAADRTATRRRLTPPGRSVTGFGAAQGRHVAVCLESATQPGELQLLPLDGGDVTALPGGASSWAAGWSFADAEALPATSADGLAVPSLLWRAGPGARPLVVRLHGGPHLAHGRVFDVETQVLVAAGYSVLMPSMRGSAGRGRDVRALSVGAWGRGDVADVHAAVDAAIACGAADPARLYLTGGSYGGFLVNSVLTGTDRFRAAVSERSVSNLVSKFGTSDNGFTTNRFELGTDILDDAAAVWERSPLASVDRIRTPLLLVHGEDDHRCPIEQSEQLFVALRRLGRDCAFLRIPGESHSLPSAGRPDRRVRRLAAIVGWLADHE, from the coding sequence ATGAGCCCGTTCGCGGCGAACGAGCTGCTGACGCTGCCCCTCACCGGCGTCCCCGCCCTGCACCCGGACGGGGCGACGGTCGCGGTGCCCGTCCACGTCCCCGCGCCGGACGGCCGCGGCATGACGGTTCGCCTCGAGGTGCGGCGGGCGGACCGCGGTCCGCGCGTGACGGCCGAGGCGGATCAGCCCGCCTTCTCTCCCGACGGGCGCACGCTCGCGTGCCGCACCGCCGTCGGCAGACGGATTCGCGTCTCGGCGTTCCCGGACGGCCCGGTGCGACTGCTCGACCCGGCACCGGTGGCGTCCTTCGCCTGGCTCGACGACACGCGGCTGGTCGCGCTCGTGGAGACGCCGGCCGCGGCGGACGAGACGGGCACGTACGTCGACTGGCTGCGTTACCGCAAGGACGGTCGCAGCGGTGCGCTCGAACCCGCGCGCGAGCTGTGGCTCGTCCCGCTGAGCGGGCCGGCGCGCCCGCTCGCCACGGCGCCGGGGTCGATCTCGGCGTGGGCGGCGCGCGGCGACCGCCTCGTGTACTGCGTGGAGCCGCTGCGCAGCGACGACCCGGCCCCCGGCTGCGACCTGCACGTCGTCGACCTGGCGACGGGGACCGACGACGTGTGGTGGCGCTCGCCGGTGCCGCTGACCGCGGTGGCGCTGACCGGGCTCGGCGCGCACGTCGTCGCCGTCGGCAACCTGCCCTCCGGGCAGAGCGTCGACCCGCCCGAACCCTGGCGGGTGACGCCTGACGGCGGGCACCGGCTGTTCGCGGACGCCGACGGCGTCGCCTGCGAGCGGGCGATCGTCAGCGACGGACGCGCGCCCGGGCCGGCGGTCCTGCTGCAACCGGTCCCCGGCACCGACGAGCTGCTCGCACTCGACACCGACGGTGACGACGTGGTGCTGTGGCTCGTCGACGCCGCTGCCGACCGGACCGCCACGCGGCGGCGGCTCACCCCGCCGGGTCGGTCGGTGACGGGCTTCGGCGCGGCGCAGGGTCGGCACGTCGCGGTCTGCCTGGAGAGCGCGACGCAGCCGGGCGAGCTGCAGCTCCTGCCCCTCGACGGTGGCGACGTCACCGCGTTGCCCGGCGGCGCGAGCTCGTGGGCCGCCGGCTGGTCGTTCGCCGACGCGGAGGCGCTTCCCGCGACGTCCGCGGACGGGTTGGCGGTGCCGTCCCTGCTGTGGCGTGCGGGTCCGGGTGCCCGACCGCTCGTCGTCCGGCTGCACGGTGGCCCGCATCTCGCCCACGGCCGGGTGTTCGACGTCGAGACGCAGGTGCTCGTGGCCGCCGGCTACTCGGTGCTCATGCCGTCCATGCGCGGCAGCGCCGGCCGCGGCCGCGACGTGCGGGCGCTGAGCGTCGGCGCGTGGGGGCGCGGCGACGTCGCGGATGTGCACGCCGCCGTCGACGCCGCGATCGCCTGCGGCGCCGCCGATCCCGCCCGGTTGTACTTGACCGGCGGCAGTTACGGCGGCTTCCTCGTCAACTCGGTGCTGACCGGCACCGACCGGTTCCGCGCGGCGGTGTCGGAGCGGTCGGTGAGCAACCTGGTCTCGAAGTTCGGGACGTCCGACAACGGGTTCACCACCAACCGGTTCGAGCTCGGCACCGACATCCTGGACGACGCGGCGGCGGTGTGGGAGCGGTCGCCGCTGGCGTCCGTCGACCGCATCCGCACGCCGTTGCTCCTCGTGCACGGCGAGGACGACCACCGCTGCCCGATCGAGCAGTCGGAGCAGTTGTTCGTGGCCCTGCGGCGGCTGGGTCGCGATTGCGCGTTCCTGCGCATACCGGGGGAGTCGCATTCCCTGCCGAGCGCCGGGCGACCCGACCGCCGGGTACGCCGTCTGGCGGCCATCGTCGGTTGGCTCGCCGACCACGAATGA
- a CDS encoding LysR family transcriptional regulator yields the protein MPLPAWTPDLESLDLLLSVAELGSVGKAAHAHGISQPAASAKLHRLERRVDLALLVRTPGGSTLTPIGQTFAAWARDVVGAAGALGVNVTSLRTSQSAKLRIAASLTNAEYLMPRWLLLLRRDNPALDVSAVVANSHDVCDRVRSGQADLGFVEMPAVPADLSHTPIGADELVVVAAPDYPAARSERPLAPTDLLTLPLLLREHGSGTRDTFLAALAVALGREAVEPEHAVELGSTSTILATARAGGGLGVLSARAARTDLRNGTLVAVTVTGLTAARPLNAVWMGASPSPAAALLVELARDEAP from the coding sequence GTGCCGCTCCCCGCCTGGACGCCCGACCTCGAGTCGCTCGACCTGCTGCTGAGCGTCGCCGAGCTCGGCAGCGTCGGCAAGGCCGCGCACGCCCACGGCATCAGCCAGCCCGCCGCGAGCGCGAAGCTGCACCGGTTGGAGCGCCGCGTCGACCTGGCGCTGCTGGTCCGCACGCCCGGTGGTTCGACCCTCACGCCGATCGGGCAGACGTTCGCCGCATGGGCCCGCGACGTCGTGGGCGCGGCCGGCGCGCTGGGCGTGAACGTCACGTCCCTGCGCACGTCGCAGTCGGCCAAGCTGCGCATCGCGGCCAGCCTGACGAACGCCGAGTACCTGATGCCGCGCTGGCTGCTCCTGCTGCGCCGCGACAACCCGGCGCTGGACGTCTCCGCCGTCGTCGCCAACTCCCACGACGTCTGCGACCGGGTGCGCTCGGGGCAGGCCGACCTGGGGTTCGTCGAGATGCCGGCTGTGCCCGCGGATCTGTCCCACACCCCCATCGGCGCCGACGAGCTCGTCGTCGTCGCCGCGCCGGACTACCCGGCCGCCCGCAGCGAGCGACCGCTCGCGCCGACGGATCTGCTGACGCTGCCCCTGCTGCTGCGCGAGCACGGCTCCGGCACCCGCGACACCTTCCTGGCGGCGCTCGCCGTCGCGCTGGGCCGCGAGGCCGTCGAACCGGAGCACGCGGTGGAGCTCGGCTCGACGTCGACGATCCTCGCCACGGCTCGCGCCGGTGGCGGCCTCGGCGTGCTGAGCGCCCGTGCCGCTCGAACCGATCTGCGCAACGGCACGCTGGTGGCGGTCACCGTCACCGGGCTCACGGCGGCCCGCCCGCTCAACGCGGTCTGGATGGGTGCGAGCCCGTCGCCCGCGGCGGCGCTCCTCGTCGAGCTGGCGCGCGACGAGGCGCCCTAG
- a CDS encoding YeiH family protein: MTLAEHRAELARRRPPARIVVPGLVLCAVLAAVATVAGLFVPVVGAPVVGIVLGVAWRLGPGVRPALDAGVDRAKGPVLQAAVVVLGAQLSLAQIADVGLGSLPVMVGTLAACLTVARLVGRRLGVDGDLRTLIGVGTAICGASAIAAAAPVLKARSNHVAYAVSTIFLFNVAAVLVYPPLGHALGMGQTDFGLFAGTAVNDTSSVVATASAYGSGATDHAVVVKLVRSLMIIPVCLVLAALVRRREARAAGAAGGSAVNPLRLVPWFLVGFLVVATLNTLGAIPAAAHPALSHIALFLITVALAGIGLSTNPAELRRTGGRPLLLGLVLSLTVAGTSLLLQWVR, translated from the coding sequence ATGACCCTCGCCGAGCACCGCGCCGAGCTGGCCCGGCGTCGACCACCGGCGCGCATCGTCGTCCCCGGGCTCGTCCTGTGCGCGGTCCTCGCGGCCGTCGCGACGGTCGCCGGCCTGTTCGTCCCGGTGGTGGGGGCGCCCGTCGTCGGCATCGTGCTCGGCGTGGCCTGGCGGCTGGGCCCCGGTGTCCGCCCCGCCCTCGACGCCGGCGTCGACCGGGCGAAGGGACCGGTGCTGCAGGCGGCGGTCGTCGTGCTCGGCGCGCAGCTGTCGCTGGCCCAGATCGCGGACGTCGGCCTCGGCTCCTTGCCGGTCATGGTCGGCACCCTCGCCGCCTGCCTCACCGTGGCGCGCCTCGTCGGCCGGCGGCTCGGGGTCGACGGCGACCTGCGCACGCTGATCGGGGTCGGCACCGCGATCTGCGGCGCGTCGGCGATCGCCGCCGCCGCCCCCGTGCTCAAGGCGCGGAGCAACCACGTCGCCTACGCGGTGTCCACGATCTTCCTCTTCAACGTGGCCGCCGTCCTGGTCTACCCGCCGCTGGGTCATGCTCTGGGGATGGGACAGACGGACTTCGGACTGTTCGCCGGCACCGCGGTGAACGACACCAGCTCCGTCGTCGCGACCGCGTCGGCCTACGGCAGTGGCGCGACCGACCACGCGGTGGTGGTCAAGCTCGTCCGCTCGCTCATGATCATCCCGGTGTGCCTCGTGCTCGCCGCGCTGGTGCGCCGCCGCGAGGCGCGGGCCGCGGGGGCGGCAGGTGGCAGCGCGGTCAACCCACTGCGGCTGGTGCCGTGGTTCCTCGTCGGCTTCCTCGTCGTGGCCACGCTCAACACGCTCGGCGCGATCCCTGCCGCCGCGCACCCGGCGCTGTCGCACATCGCGCTGTTCCTGATCACGGTTGCCCTGGCCGGCATCGGGCTGTCGACGAACCCCGCCGAGCTCCGGCGCACCGGCGGCCGGCCGCTGCTGCTGGGCCTCGTGCTCAGCCTGACCGTGGCGGGCACGAGCCTGCTGCTGCAGTGGGTCCGCTAG